The Nitrospirota bacterium genome includes a region encoding these proteins:
- a CDS encoding pyruvate ferredoxin oxidoreductase (catalyzes the formation of acetyl-CoA from pyruvate and coenzyme A) encodes MAKIITLKELSKKDISLSSGHRLCAGCGAPTVVKMVLLASDYPVIAASSTGCLEVSSCISDYTAWKIPWIHSAFENAAATISGVETMYRSLKKQGKITKDIKFITFCGDGGTYDIGLQSLSGAMERGHDMLYICYDNGAYMNTGIQRSSATPLGADTTTRPAGSKIPGKTEQRKNLTKILAAHNIPYVAQASPSHWMDLVKKVKKALEIKGPKFMNILSPCNRGWRSRTDDSILLSRLGVETCYWPLYEIENGITRITFRPKEKKPIEEFLKPQGRFKHLFKPENEWIIKKFQEDIDREWDKLNKEESLFVT; translated from the coding sequence ATGGCAAAAATAATCACACTAAAGGAACTTTCAAAAAAGGATATATCATTATCATCAGGACACAGATTATGCGCAGGATGTGGTGCACCAACCGTCGTTAAAATGGTTCTTCTTGCATCCGATTATCCTGTCATAGCAGCATCATCAACAGGTTGTCTTGAAGTTTCAAGCTGCATTTCGGATTACACTGCCTGGAAAATCCCATGGATACATTCTGCATTTGAGAATGCAGCAGCAACTATATCCGGCGTTGAAACAATGTATAGGTCATTGAAAAAACAGGGCAAGATAACAAAGGATATCAAATTCATTACATTCTGTGGTGACGGCGGAACATATGATATCGGACTTCAGAGCCTTTCAGGAGCGATGGAAAGAGGCCATGATATGCTTTATATTTGTTATGATAATGGAGCTTATATGAACACCGGCATTCAACGCTCAAGTGCTACTCCGCTTGGCGCCGACACCACTACAAGACCTGCTGGAAGTAAGATTCCAGGGAAAACCGAGCAGAGAAAGAATTTAACAAAAATCTTGGCAGCCCATAATATACCCTATGTTGCACAAGCTTCACCAAGCCACTGGATGGATCTCGTTAAAAAGGTAAAAAAGGCATTGGAGATAAAAGGCCCTAAATTTATGAATATTCTTTCCCCTTGCAACAGAGGCTGGAGATCCCGCACAGATGATTCTATTCTGTTGAGCAGGCTTGGGGTTGAGACCTGTTACTGGCCACTATATGAAATAGAAAACGGTATTACCAGAATAACGTTCAGACCAAAAGAAAAAAAACCAATAGAAGAATTCCTTAAACCACAGGGGAGATTCAAGCACCTCTTCAAACCTGAAAATGAATGGATCATAAAAAAGTTTCAGGAAGATATTGACAGAGAATGGGATAAACTTAATAAAGAAGAATCTCTTTTTGTTACTTGA
- a CDS encoding GTPase domain-containing protein, which yields MSFINYSSREINCKIVYYGPGLCGKTTNLQYIYRRTNPDQKGKLISLATETERTLFFDFLPLALGDIKGFRIRFHLYTVPGQVFYAASRKLILKGVDGVVFVADSQIERMESNLESIDDLAINLAEQGYELDKLPFVIQYNKRDLPNIVPVEEMNRLLNHRSVPYFEAVAVTGKGVFETLKTVAKKVLIELKKHY from the coding sequence GTGTCCTTTATTAATTACTCCTCACGAGAAATCAATTGTAAAATAGTCTATTATGGTCCTGGACTTTGTGGAAAAACAACAAATCTTCAATATATATACAGACGAACGAATCCAGATCAAAAGGGAAAACTCATCTCCCTTGCAACAGAAACAGAAAGAACTCTCTTCTTCGATTTTCTACCATTAGCTCTTGGAGATATTAAGGGTTTCAGGATACGTTTCCATCTTTACACGGTTCCCGGACAGGTCTTCTATGCTGCCAGTAGAAAACTTATACTAAAAGGGGTTGACGGCGTTGTATTTGTTGCAGATAGCCAGATTGAGCGTATGGAATCAAACCTCGAGAGCATTGACGACCTCGCTATTAACCTTGCTGAACAGGGTTATGAACTTGACAAACTTCCATTCGTCATTCAATACAACAAGAGAGACCTTCCAAATATAGTTCCTGTTGAAGAGATGAACAGGCTTTTGAATCACAGAAGCGTGCCTTACTTCGAAGCTGTTGCTGTAACAGGGAAAGGTGTTTTCGAAACCCTTAAAACAGTTGCCAAAAAGGTTTTAATAGAGTTAAAAAAGCATTATTAA
- a CDS encoding HlyC/CorC family transporter, with protein sequence MWPDILLIIIFIIINGFFAAAEIAVVATRRIRIRKLVEEGNRNALILQRFKEEPDRFLATIQIGITLAGVIAAAIGGATAVQIIKPAIQEIPIKPIASSAEAVSIGIVTLVITYFLLIFGELIPKSIALTNPERIGLKTARLVEVFSKAAFVFVRFMTFSTNILLKPFGKKTYTGRAITEEEVRMLIQEGGEQGIFEPTEQALIHSVFEFTDMSAKEVMAPATQMVTISLGMTAEEIKNTITEEQFSRYPVIGKDLNDIRGILYAKDFLNSLAKGSVDIRKIIKPPYFIPETMKISNLLKEMQKKRIHMALVIDEYGGVSGLVTMEDLLEEIVGEIRDEYDIESPVVQLSDGTLLVDASISIRDLKEDHAIEIPESTEYETLSGFLLTTLQKIPKVGDIVEIEGKKITISEMVGQRIAKVTLEKLPEEVKEE encoded by the coding sequence ATGTGGCCTGACATCCTTCTTATCATAATTTTTATAATCATCAACGGTTTTTTTGCAGCCGCTGAAATAGCAGTTGTTGCAACCCGGCGAATCAGGATCCGGAAATTAGTAGAAGAAGGAAACAGAAACGCCCTTATTCTCCAGAGATTCAAAGAGGAGCCTGACAGGTTCCTTGCAACAATCCAGATCGGCATTACCCTCGCCGGAGTGATTGCTGCAGCCATCGGAGGTGCAACTGCAGTACAGATTATAAAACCGGCAATTCAGGAGATTCCCATAAAACCTATCGCCTCTTCGGCTGAAGCTGTATCGATCGGAATCGTTACGCTCGTTATCACATACTTTCTCCTTATTTTCGGCGAGCTTATCCCGAAATCAATCGCATTGACAAATCCTGAGCGAATAGGATTAAAAACAGCAAGACTTGTTGAGGTCTTTTCAAAGGCGGCTTTCGTCTTTGTAAGATTTATGACTTTCAGCACGAATATCCTGCTGAAACCCTTCGGCAAAAAAACCTATACCGGAAGGGCAATCACCGAAGAAGAGGTGCGGATGTTAATACAGGAAGGGGGCGAACAAGGAATATTTGAGCCAACAGAACAGGCCCTCATCCACAGCGTTTTTGAATTCACCGATATGTCAGCAAAAGAAGTTATGGCACCAGCAACTCAGATGGTCACAATCAGTCTTGGAATGACCGCAGAAGAAATCAAGAATACCATTACAGAGGAACAGTTTTCACGTTATCCAGTAATCGGCAAGGACCTGAATGATATCCGGGGAATTCTCTATGCAAAAGATTTCTTGAATTCACTGGCAAAAGGAAGTGTAGACATAAGAAAAATAATTAAGCCACCGTATTTCATTCCTGAGACTATGAAAATAAGCAATCTTCTTAAAGAGATGCAGAAAAAGAGAATCCATATGGCTTTAGTCATTGACGAATATGGTGGTGTTTCTGGGCTTGTGACAATGGAAGACCTGCTCGAGGAGATTGTAGGTGAAATAAGGGATGAATATGATATTGAAAGCCCTGTTGTACAGTTGAGCGATGGAACATTGCTAGTTGATGCATCTATCAGCATAAGGGACCTGAAGGAAGATCATGCGATAGAAATTCCTGAATCTACCGAATATGAAACCCTGAGCGGTTTTCTCCTCACTACCCTCCAGAAAATTCCAAAGGTTGGAGATATTGTTGAAATCGAGGGGAAAAAGATAACGATCTCAGAGATGGTTGGGCAAAGGATTGCCAAGGTCACATTGGAGAAGCTGCCAGAAGAAGTTAAGGAAGAATAG
- a CDS encoding 2-oxoacid:acceptor oxidoreductase family protein, with protein MSEIIEIRWHGRGGQGTVTAAKVLADACLSGGRYVQAFPEYGPERAGAPLRAYNRISSKEIRMHCPVLNPKVISVVDSTLLDSINVTEGAKEDAIFIVNTSKDPTEIKQKLNVKTNQKVFTVDATKIAIECFGRPLPNAAMLGAIIKVTGIVTLEHLLEDVQKSFGKKFSQKIIDGNLEATKRGYEEVKEA; from the coding sequence ATGTCTGAAATTATAGAAATCAGATGGCACGGAAGGGGAGGCCAGGGAACCGTTACCGCAGCAAAAGTACTTGCTGACGCTTGTTTAAGCGGAGGGCGATATGTTCAGGCTTTTCCTGAATATGGACCCGAAAGAGCAGGGGCTCCACTGAGAGCTTACAACAGGATAAGTTCAAAAGAAATCAGGATGCACTGTCCAGTTCTCAATCCAAAGGTTATAAGTGTAGTAGATTCAACACTTCTTGATAGCATCAATGTAACTGAGGGTGCTAAAGAAGATGCAATATTTATTGTTAACACATCGAAAGACCCGACAGAAATCAAACAGAAGCTGAATGTCAAAACGAACCAAAAAGTCTTCACAGTTGATGCAACAAAAATTGCAATTGAGTGTTTTGGAAGACCATTGCCAAATGCTGCGATGCTTGGTGCTATAATTAAAGTTACCGGCATTGTAACACTCGAACACCTCCTCGAAGATGTCCAGAAAAGTTTTGGCAAGAAGTTTTCTCAAAAAATCATAGATGGAAATCTCGAGGCAACAAAGAGGGGATATGAGGAGGTGAAAGAAGCTTGA
- a CDS encoding CoB--CoM heterodisulfide reductase iron-sulfur subunit A family protein: MSSKTAIYLCTCATNISDNLDFEEILNFASKLEDVAYVKVHKLLCSEEGKNFLSSDISKEKPERIVIAACTPKEHEKTFRNVLQKIDFNPYLFQMVNIREQVAWVTSDKSKATEKAKSYIRAAVRRVSMHEPLEKKELDCNTDVLVIGAGPAGMEASLLLAKAGRKVYLVEKNSFIGGRVARFEDVFPKMECATCMIEPKMDEILHHENIELLTCSEVKEVLGFLGNFKVKIRKRARYVDKEKCIGCGACYEPCPMRVKNEHDYNLSERKAIYIPYTGSLPNVPIIDEEYCLRFGNKDSDTCKEALELGLITQEEYDRFAIHDCTICRDACPFDAINYDDKEELIERNVGGIIVATGFELFDPSIIKELGYGNIQEVYTSLEFERILSQTGPTNGKILMKNSKEPQSIAIIHCIGSRSKDYNNYCSSVCCLYALKFARLVEKHLPSAMVYDIYADWCIPGKDNQAFLDSVKSAKNIQFIHTSLPMNVEIKQNGDKIELYYNEISNNRRKISTDMVILCPAMIPAKDTPIISKMLGITLSNDGFFAEGHTKLAPVSTNIEGIFIAGCCQGPKDIQNSIAQGAAAAGEILSALVQGKKLELEATTAEIDKELCSGCMTCISLCPYKAIFVDTNKVAVVNEVLCKGCGTCVAACPSGAANSKHFTTEQICAEIEEVLK, from the coding sequence ATGAGTAGTAAAACAGCAATTTATTTATGCACTTGTGCAACCAATATATCTGACAACCTCGATTTTGAAGAAATTCTTAATTTTGCCTCTAAACTTGAAGATGTTGCATATGTTAAAGTGCACAAACTCCTCTGTTCCGAAGAAGGAAAAAATTTCTTATCCAGTGATATATCAAAAGAAAAGCCTGAACGTATAGTAATTGCTGCCTGCACTCCTAAAGAACACGAAAAGACTTTCAGAAATGTACTGCAGAAAATAGACTTCAACCCTTATCTTTTCCAGATGGTAAATATAAGAGAACAGGTTGCATGGGTAACATCTGATAAATCAAAAGCAACAGAGAAAGCAAAATCATACATAAGAGCAGCGGTCAGGCGTGTATCCATGCATGAACCACTTGAGAAAAAGGAACTTGATTGCAACACAGATGTTCTCGTTATTGGTGCTGGGCCCGCTGGCATGGAAGCATCTCTCCTTCTTGCTAAAGCAGGTAGAAAAGTATATCTTGTAGAAAAAAATTCTTTCATAGGTGGCAGAGTCGCACGTTTTGAAGATGTTTTCCCGAAAATGGAATGCGCTACCTGTATGATAGAACCAAAGATGGATGAGATACTTCATCATGAAAATATTGAATTATTGACCTGTAGTGAAGTCAAAGAGGTTCTGGGGTTTTTAGGCAATTTCAAAGTAAAGATAAGAAAAAGAGCCCGTTATGTTGATAAAGAAAAATGTATTGGCTGTGGTGCATGTTATGAGCCCTGTCCTATGAGGGTAAAAAATGAACATGACTATAATCTGAGTGAACGGAAAGCAATTTATATCCCATATACTGGTTCATTACCTAATGTGCCCATTATTGATGAAGAGTATTGCCTCAGGTTTGGTAATAAAGATTCAGATACTTGCAAAGAAGCATTAGAACTTGGGTTAATCACACAGGAAGAATATGACAGGTTTGCAATCCATGATTGTACTATCTGTAGGGATGCGTGTCCGTTCGATGCAATTAATTACGACGATAAAGAGGAGCTTATTGAACGAAATGTTGGAGGAATAATTGTGGCAACTGGATTTGAGCTCTTTGACCCATCAATAATAAAAGAACTGGGTTATGGCAACATTCAAGAAGTATATACAAGTCTTGAATTTGAAAGAATACTATCACAAACAGGACCTACAAATGGTAAGATTTTAATGAAAAATTCAAAAGAGCCACAATCTATTGCAATTATTCACTGTATTGGAAGCAGGAGTAAAGATTACAATAACTATTGTTCAAGTGTTTGTTGTCTTTATGCACTGAAATTTGCTCGTTTGGTAGAAAAACATCTTCCATCTGCAATGGTGTATGATATTTATGCTGACTGGTGTATTCCTGGGAAGGATAATCAGGCTTTTCTTGATAGCGTAAAATCTGCAAAGAATATTCAATTCATACATACATCCCTTCCCATGAATGTAGAAATCAAACAGAATGGTGATAAAATTGAACTATACTACAACGAAATTTCGAACAACAGAAGAAAAATTTCCACTGACATGGTTATATTATGTCCTGCAATGATTCCTGCAAAAGATACTCCTATTATCTCAAAAATGCTCGGGATAACACTTAGCAATGATGGCTTTTTTGCTGAAGGACATACCAAGCTTGCACCGGTTAGTACAAATATAGAAGGAATATTTATCGCTGGTTGCTGTCAGGGACCTAAGGATATCCAAAATTCCATCGCTCAAGGAGCAGCTGCTGCAGGAGAGATTCTCTCAGCTCTTGTTCAAGGTAAAAAACTTGAACTCGAGGCAACAACTGCAGAGATTGATAAAGAATTATGCTCCGGGTGTATGACATGTATCAGTCTTTGTCCTTATAAAGCGATATTTGTTGATACCAATAAAGTTGCTGTCGTTAATGAGGTATTATGCAAAGGTTGTGGTACATGTGTAGCAGCCTGTCCGAGTGGTGCTGCAAATAGCAAACATTTTACGACAGAACAGATATGTGCAGAGATTGAGGAGGTTTTAAAATAG
- the porA gene encoding pyruvate ferredoxin oxidoreductase, which translates to MAKIVAATGNEGVANALRQINPDVCAAYPITPQTELMQRFSSFVSNGQVKTELILVESEHSAISACVGASAAGGRVATATSSQGLALMWEILFIASGLRLPIIMPVVNRSLSAPLNIHCDHSDAMGARDAGWIQLWSENAQEAYDNTIQAFRIGEHTKLRLPVMICYDGFIIGHSINRIEYLEDEEVQNFVGEFITVNPLLDIEKPVSYGPLILPDYYMEYRKSQEDASSKVSDIVLEIADEFEKLSGRKYGLFEEYRLDDAEIGIVILNSAAGTTKDVIDEFRNRGVKAGLLKPRLFRPFPYVEVGEAMKHLKAVCVLDRSDAFGCSYGQVFLDISASLYPYEKKPILINKIYGLGGRDYLPQHAEYVLNELVEISETGKVKTFKEYIGVRE; encoded by the coding sequence ATGGCAAAAATCGTTGCTGCAACAGGTAATGAAGGAGTTGCGAATGCCTTGAGGCAGATAAATCCTGACGTATGTGCAGCGTATCCAATAACTCCACAAACAGAGCTAATGCAACGGTTCTCGAGTTTTGTTTCAAATGGTCAGGTTAAAACAGAACTAATCCTTGTAGAAAGCGAGCATAGTGCTATTAGCGCCTGTGTTGGGGCTTCCGCAGCAGGTGGAAGAGTAGCAACAGCTACATCATCACAGGGTCTGGCTCTTATGTGGGAAATTTTATTTATAGCTTCAGGGTTAAGATTGCCCATAATTATGCCTGTGGTAAATAGGTCATTATCAGCACCTCTCAACATTCACTGTGACCACTCTGATGCCATGGGTGCGAGGGATGCTGGTTGGATACAACTTTGGTCTGAAAATGCACAAGAAGCATATGACAATACAATACAGGCATTCCGCATCGGAGAGCACACTAAATTAAGACTTCCTGTCATGATATGTTATGACGGTTTCATCATTGGTCATTCTATTAACAGAATTGAATATCTTGAAGATGAAGAGGTTCAAAATTTCGTCGGTGAGTTTATTACAGTAAATCCACTTCTTGATATTGAAAAGCCTGTCAGTTACGGGCCTCTCATACTTCCTGATTACTATATGGAATATAGAAAATCCCAGGAAGATGCTTCATCAAAGGTATCTGATATAGTTCTTGAAATAGCAGATGAATTTGAAAAACTTTCTGGAAGAAAATATGGGTTATTCGAGGAATACAGGCTTGACGACGCAGAAATCGGCATTGTAATACTTAATTCTGCTGCTGGAACTACTAAGGATGTTATAGATGAATTTCGAAATAGAGGAGTTAAAGCAGGACTTTTAAAACCAAGATTATTCAGACCATTCCCTTATGTAGAAGTCGGAGAAGCAATGAAACATTTAAAAGCTGTATGCGTTCTTGACAGATCCGATGCATTTGGTTGTTCTTATGGACAGGTCTTTCTTGACATATCTGCAAGTCTATATCCATACGAAAAAAAACCTATACTCATTAATAAAATCTACGGATTAGGTGGAAGAGATTATTTGCCCCAGCATGCAGAGTATGTGTTAAACGAACTTGTTGAGATCTCAGAGACAGGAAAAGTAAAGACTTTTAAAGAGTACATAGGAGTCAGAGAATAA
- a CDS encoding oxidoreductase — protein MSKPKVAFYWCASCGGCEEAVVDLAENILKVVEAVDIVLWPVAMDFKIKDIEVLKNGEIAVSFINGAIRTEEQEHVSKLLRKKSGLVIAFGSCAHIGGIPGLANFSNRSKIFDWVYKDAPSVKNPGFILPQEKIEVKEGDLNLPMFYDTVYTLDQVIDVDYYIPGCAPPPDIIMNAVEALLSGKLPQKGAVLAPDKALCDTCKRKATKPENPVIKEFKRVHEIMLDQNRCFLDQGVICLGPATRDGCGERCINANMPCRGCFGPTSRVLDQGAKILSAISSLLNVNEEDQIKMAIDSIADPAGIFYFYSLPASLLRRRLDI, from the coding sequence TTGAGTAAACCGAAAGTTGCTTTTTACTGGTGTGCTTCATGCGGTGGATGTGAAGAAGCTGTTGTTGACCTTGCCGAAAATATTCTTAAAGTAGTAGAAGCTGTCGACATTGTTCTCTGGCCAGTAGCAATGGATTTCAAGATCAAGGATATAGAAGTATTAAAAAATGGTGAGATAGCAGTAAGTTTCATTAATGGTGCGATCAGGACTGAAGAGCAGGAACATGTGTCAAAACTGCTGAGAAAAAAATCAGGCTTAGTCATTGCCTTTGGTTCATGTGCTCATATAGGCGGGATACCCGGTCTTGCAAACTTTTCTAACCGTTCGAAAATATTTGACTGGGTATATAAAGATGCTCCTTCTGTAAAAAATCCGGGGTTCATATTACCACAAGAGAAAATTGAGGTAAAAGAAGGAGATTTGAACTTACCGATGTTTTATGATACTGTTTATACTTTAGATCAGGTTATTGATGTTGATTACTATATTCCAGGTTGCGCACCACCACCTGATATAATTATGAATGCTGTAGAAGCACTCCTATCAGGAAAACTACCTCAAAAAGGAGCAGTGTTAGCTCCTGATAAAGCATTATGTGATACTTGTAAGAGAAAAGCTACTAAGCCAGAAAATCCGGTAATTAAAGAGTTTAAAAGGGTTCACGAAATTATGCTTGATCAGAACAGATGCTTTTTAGACCAGGGCGTTATTTGTTTAGGACCTGCTACCCGTGACGGTTGTGGAGAAAGATGTATTAATGCCAATATGCCATGCCGTGGATGTTTTGGCCCAACAAGCAGGGTTCTGGATCAGGGTGCAAAAATTCTTTCAGCCATCTCTTCACTTCTAAATGTAAATGAAGAAGACCAAATAAAAATGGCCATAGATTCTATTGCCGATCCGGCAGGAATTTTTTATTTCTATTCCCTCCCAGCTTCTCTGCTGAGAAGGAGACTGGATATCTAA
- a CDS encoding roadblock/LC7 domain-containing protein, producing MIGSDLVMYEEEFHKIDEELQKLYHQSNSKVVFLVDKNGQLIASAGETRDLDTTSLASLTAGNIAATGGIARLLGEKEFSILFHEGENDNIHISVIGQRIILVVIFDQRSSLGLVRLRVKKASEALGKIFDEINQKAEKEKGEGKFEESIFAEISDEDIDNLFR from the coding sequence ATGATTGGTTCTGACCTCGTAATGTATGAAGAGGAGTTCCATAAGATTGACGAGGAACTCCAGAAATTATATCATCAATCAAATTCTAAAGTAGTCTTCCTTGTAGACAAGAATGGTCAGCTCATTGCATCTGCAGGGGAAACTCGTGATCTTGACACTACATCTCTGGCTTCTTTAACGGCTGGAAATATTGCAGCAACAGGTGGAATTGCAAGACTTCTGGGTGAAAAGGAATTCTCAATTCTTTTCCACGAAGGTGAAAATGATAATATACACATTTCAGTTATTGGTCAAAGAATTATCCTTGTTGTAATATTTGATCAACGTTCATCGTTGGGTCTGGTTCGTCTACGTGTGAAAAAGGCAAGTGAGGCATTAGGAAAGATTTTTGATGAAATAAATCAGAAAGCTGAAAAAGAAAAGGGTGAGGGAAAATTTGAGGAATCCATCTTTGCAGAGATTAGTGATGAAGATATTGACAATCTCTTCCGGTAG
- a CDS encoding 4Fe-4S binding protein, with protein MKLKSWKEVTPGAVITEAGNAVEFKTGSWRSFRPVFIEENCIQCLFCWLYCPDMAIKVKDGKRAEFDYDFCKGCGICALECPGKKGKKAIIMEEEGK; from the coding sequence TTGAAATTAAAAAGTTGGAAAGAGGTAACCCCTGGAGCAGTAATAACTGAGGCAGGGAATGCTGTTGAGTTCAAGACTGGCTCATGGAGGTCGTTCAGACCTGTCTTTATAGAAGAAAATTGCATACAGTGTCTTTTTTGCTGGTTATACTGCCCGGATATGGCAATAAAAGTGAAAGATGGCAAAAGAGCTGAATTTGATTATGACTTTTGTAAAGGCTGTGGCATATGCGCACTTGAGTGTCCTGGGAAAAAAGGTAAAAAGGCTATTATTATGGAGGAAGAAGGTAAATAA
- a CDS encoding hydrogenase iron-sulfur subunit has product MEDFEPKIVGFLCNWCSYAGADAAGSSRKTYAPNVNVIRVMCSGRVDPQFVVKAFQSGADGVIILGCHPGDCHYKEGNYKALRRFYLLRKMLNQFGIEPERLRLDWVSASESDKFVTTINDMVETIKTLGPLNIVNSQSIEIIDEIVDFQESNIE; this is encoded by the coding sequence ATAGAAGATTTTGAACCGAAAATAGTGGGTTTTCTTTGCAACTGGTGTTCATATGCAGGTGCAGATGCCGCAGGTAGTTCGAGAAAGACATATGCCCCTAATGTGAATGTCATCCGTGTCATGTGCAGTGGAAGAGTAGACCCGCAGTTTGTTGTTAAGGCATTCCAATCAGGTGCTGATGGAGTTATTATTCTCGGATGTCATCCTGGAGATTGTCATTATAAAGAAGGGAATTATAAAGCATTACGAAGATTTTATCTTTTAAGAAAAATGCTAAATCAATTTGGTATTGAACCAGAGAGATTGCGTCTGGATTGGGTATCTGCAAGTGAATCTGATAAATTTGTGACTACAATAAATGATATGGTTGAGACTATAAAGACCCTTGGCCCTCTTAATATAGTCAATTCTCAGTCCATTGAAATAATTGATGAAATAGTAGACTTTCAGGAGTCTAACATTGAGTAA
- the mdh gene encoding malate dehydrogenase: MKKKVSVIGAGNVGATTALFIAQSGLANVVLFDVVEGMPQGKALDMAEACPLWNSSSKITGTNNYSDTADSDVIVITAGLARKPGMSRSDLLHANAEIIKNVCHNIAETSPHSIIIVVTNPMDVMAQLAWKTTEFSCKRVMGMGGILDASRLSAFAAWELNVSPEDIDAFVLGGHGYDMVPLPRFTTVKGIPITEILSRKKINTLIERTRNGGAEIVSLLKSGSAYYAPAASTFQMVKSILLDEKRMLPCAAYLNGEYGIKDLYMGVPIILGKEGVEKIVEVKLTNEEKIQFRKSCKSVRKLIKNLGI, from the coding sequence ATGAAGAAGAAAGTATCAGTAATAGGAGCCGGGAATGTCGGTGCAACAACTGCTCTTTTTATTGCTCAGTCAGGGCTTGCTAATGTTGTTTTGTTTGATGTAGTTGAAGGTATGCCACAAGGTAAGGCTCTGGATATGGCAGAGGCATGCCCTCTCTGGAATTCATCATCAAAGATCACAGGAACAAACAATTATTCTGATACAGCAGACTCTGATGTTATTGTTATTACTGCAGGACTTGCAAGGAAACCCGGCATGTCAAGAAGTGATCTTCTACATGCTAATGCTGAAATTATCAAAAACGTTTGCCACAACATTGCAGAAACATCCCCTCATTCCATAATTATTGTGGTAACCAATCCAATGGATGTTATGGCACAGCTCGCATGGAAAACAACTGAATTTTCATGCAAAAGGGTAATGGGTATGGGCGGCATTCTCGATGCTTCACGATTATCAGCATTTGCAGCCTGGGAATTGAACGTTTCTCCTGAGGATATAGATGCTTTTGTTCTCGGAGGACATGGCTATGATATGGTGCCTTTACCAAGGTTCACAACAGTAAAAGGGATTCCAATCACGGAAATTCTTTCCAGAAAAAAGATTAATACTTTAATAGAGCGCACAAGAAATGGTGGTGCAGAAATAGTCTCATTACTCAAATCAGGCAGTGCATATTATGCACCAGCTGCTTCTACATTCCAGATGGTTAAATCAATCTTACTTGATGAAAAGCGTATGCTTCCCTGCGCTGCTTATTTAAACGGAGAATATGGTATAAAGGATTTATACATGGGAGTTCCAATTATTCTCGGGAAAGAAGGTGTTGAAAAAATAGTAGAAGTGAAATTAACAAATGAGGAAAAAATACAATTCAGGAAATCATGTAAGTCAGTAAGAAAATTGATAAAAAATTTAGGAATATAA
- the ndk gene encoding nucleoside-diphosphate kinase translates to MEKTLSIVKPDGVSKNLIGEVIKRFEQKGLRIAALKMIKLSREEAKGFYIVHKERPFYESLTSFMSEGPIVVMVVEGNNAIRKVREIMGATNPKEAAPGTIRADFASDIEHNIVHGSDSKESAAYEIPFFFSAIEIF, encoded by the coding sequence ATGGAAAAAACACTATCAATAGTCAAGCCTGACGGTGTCAGTAAAAACCTTATTGGTGAAGTTATAAAAAGATTTGAACAGAAAGGATTAAGAATAGCTGCACTGAAGATGATCAAACTCTCCAGAGAAGAAGCAAAAGGTTTTTATATCGTTCATAAAGAAAGGCCATTTTATGAGAGCCTAACCAGTTTCATGTCTGAAGGACCTATTGTTGTAATGGTCGTGGAGGGCAATAATGCTATTCGAAAAGTCCGAGAAATTATGGGAGCAACAAATCCTAAAGAAGCTGCACCTGGTACAATAAGGGCTGACTTTGCTTCGGACATTGAGCATAATATTGTTCATGGATCAGATTCAAAAGAGTCAGCTGCATATGAGATCCCGTTCTTCTTCTCTGCAATTGAGATCTTCTAA